The following proteins are co-located in the Hemiscyllium ocellatum isolate sHemOce1 chromosome 34, sHemOce1.pat.X.cur, whole genome shotgun sequence genome:
- the nrsn1 gene encoding neurensin-1: MMSLCAEICQSENANYNADGLHQRYGVRSYLHKFYEDCTASIWEHDDDFQIKRSPSRWNSVVWKVGLTSGTTILLIGLALIAAGYLVPPKIEAFGEENEDFLVVDGHAVQFNVALDTCKLAGAILFCIGGMVIAACLLMSTFATSYSKEEKYLQQKFKERIAEAQASFQPVTKIPTPGEHKIPITLSKVHNIQPTLET, encoded by the exons ATGATGAGTTTATGTGCAGAGATCTGCCAGTCGGAGAACGCTAACTATAATGCAGATGGGTTACATCAACGTTATGGAGTCCGATCATATCTGCATAAGTTCTATGAAGACTGTACAGCATCTATCTGGGAGCATGACGATGATTTTCAGATTAAGAGGTCTCCAAGCAGGTGGAATTCTGTTGTCTGGAAG GTTGGACTTACATCTGGGACTACCATACTTCTTATAGGATTGGCACTGATTGCAGCTGGCTACCTGGTACCACCAAAGATTGAAGCATTTGGAGAGGAGAATGAAGATTTTCTGGTAGTGGATGGTCATGCTGTCCAATTCAATGTGGCATTGGACACATGTAAGTTAGCAGGGGCCATCCTCTTTTGCATTGGTGGGATGGTAATAGCTGCTTGCCTTCTAATGTCCACCTTTGCCACGAGTTACTCCAAGGAAGAGAAATACCTTCAGCAGAAGTTCAAAGAGAGAATTGCAGAAGCCCAGGCTTCCTTCCAGCCTGTCACTAAGATACCAACTCCAGGTGAACACAAAATCCCCATCACTTTATCTAAAGTACATAACATACAGCCCACCTTGGAGACCTAA